From Microbacterium sp. LWH11-1.2, one genomic window encodes:
- the gatA gene encoding Asp-tRNA(Asn)/Glu-tRNA(Gln) amidotransferase subunit GatA yields the protein MSDIIRLSAAELADKLASREISSVEATQAHLDRIAAVDGDVHAFLHVNDGALEAAAAVDAQRAAGENLGPVAGVPLAIKDVLVTHDQPTTSGSRILEGYRSPYDATVVARSRAAGLIPLGKTNMDEFAMGSSTEHSAYGPTRNPWDLDRIPGGSGGGSAAAVAAFEAPLALGSDTGGSIRQPAHVTGTVGVKPTYGGVSRYGAIALASSLDQVGPVTRTVLDAGLLHDVIGGHDPKDSTSLRDAWPSFADAAREGARGDVLKGLRVGVIRELPDSGFQPGVAASFRSALALMEAQGAEIVEIGAPHFEYGVAAYYLILPAEASSNLAKFDSVRFGLRVTPDGNPTVEDVMSATRDAGFGDEVKRRIILGTYALSAGYYDAYYGSAQKVRTLIQQDFANAFADVDVIATPSAPTTAFKIGEKIDDPLQMYLNDVTTIPANLAGVPGISIPSGLAEEDGLPVGIQFLAPAREDARLYKVGAALETVLLDAWGAPLLSRAPQLTGGTR from the coding sequence GTGAGCGACATCATCCGACTGAGCGCAGCGGAGCTCGCCGACAAGCTCGCATCCCGCGAGATCTCGAGTGTCGAGGCCACGCAGGCCCACCTCGACCGTATCGCCGCCGTCGACGGCGACGTCCACGCATTCCTGCATGTGAACGACGGCGCTCTCGAAGCGGCCGCCGCGGTCGACGCGCAGCGCGCCGCCGGCGAGAACCTCGGCCCGGTCGCCGGCGTCCCGCTGGCCATCAAGGACGTGCTTGTCACCCACGATCAGCCCACCACCAGCGGATCGCGCATCCTCGAGGGGTACCGCTCGCCGTACGACGCGACGGTCGTGGCACGCTCGCGCGCCGCCGGCCTCATCCCGCTCGGCAAGACCAACATGGACGAGTTCGCGATGGGCTCCTCCACGGAGCACTCCGCCTACGGCCCCACCCGCAACCCGTGGGATCTCGACCGCATCCCCGGCGGCTCCGGCGGAGGTTCCGCGGCCGCCGTCGCCGCCTTCGAGGCACCCCTCGCGCTCGGCTCGGACACCGGCGGATCGATCCGTCAGCCCGCACACGTGACCGGCACGGTCGGCGTGAAGCCCACCTACGGCGGTGTGAGCCGCTATGGGGCGATCGCCCTGGCCTCGAGCCTCGACCAGGTCGGCCCCGTCACGCGAACCGTGCTCGACGCGGGTCTGCTGCACGATGTCATCGGCGGGCACGACCCGAAGGACTCCACGTCGCTGCGCGATGCCTGGCCGTCGTTCGCGGATGCCGCTCGCGAGGGCGCCCGCGGCGACGTGCTGAAGGGCCTCAGGGTCGGCGTCATCCGGGAGCTGCCGGACAGCGGCTTCCAGCCCGGCGTCGCGGCATCCTTCCGCAGCGCGCTCGCTTTGATGGAGGCGCAGGGGGCGGAGATCGTCGAGATCGGCGCGCCGCACTTCGAGTACGGTGTCGCCGCGTACTACCTGATCCTCCCCGCTGAGGCCTCGAGCAACCTGGCGAAGTTCGACTCCGTCCGCTTCGGGCTGCGCGTCACTCCTGACGGCAACCCGACCGTCGAGGACGTCATGTCGGCGACCCGCGACGCCGGGTTCGGCGACGAGGTCAAGCGCCGCATCATCCTCGGCACCTATGCGCTGTCAGCGGGCTACTACGACGCCTACTACGGCAGCGCGCAGAAGGTGCGCACCCTCATCCAGCAGGACTTCGCGAACGCGTTCGCCGACGTCGACGTCATCGCGACGCCCTCGGCGCCGACCACCGCCTTCAAGATCGGCGAGAAGATCGACGATCCGCTGCAGATGTACCTGAACGACGTCACGACGATCCCCGCGAACCTCGCCGGCGTCCCGGGGATCTCGATCCCCAGCGGACTCGCCGAGGAGGACGGGCTGCCGGTCGGCATCCAGTTCCTGGCTCCCGCCCGCGAGGACGCTCGTCTGTACAAGGTCGGCGCCGCGCTCGAGACCGTGCTGCTCGACGCCTGGGGAGCACCGCTCCTCAGCCGCGCACCCCAGTTGACCGGAGGAACCCGCTGA
- the gatC gene encoding Asp-tRNA(Asn)/Glu-tRNA(Gln) amidotransferase subunit GatC, with the protein MSEITPDLVRHLGVLARIQLNDDEVTRLTGQLDAIVDNIAKVSEVATSDVVATSHPIPLSNVFRPDVVGETLTHEQVLQNAPDAADGRFRVTAILGEEQ; encoded by the coding sequence GTGTCTGAAATCACCCCTGATCTCGTGCGCCATCTCGGCGTGCTCGCGCGTATCCAGCTGAACGACGACGAGGTGACGCGGCTCACGGGCCAGCTCGACGCCATCGTCGACAACATCGCCAAGGTGTCGGAGGTGGCCACCTCCGACGTCGTCGCGACCAGCCACCCGATTCCGCTGAGCAACGTCTTCCGTCCTGACGTCGTCGGAGAGACCCTGACGCACGAGCAGGTGCTGCAGAACGCTCCGGATGCCGCGGACGGCCGTTTCCGCGTCACCGCGATCCTGGGAGAAGAGCAGTGA
- a CDS encoding dihydrofolate reductase family protein — translation MGEITIEQIVSADGYAMDAAGGIDFFDDVDFGDQTRTDTEQMRWLAGVDAILFGRRTYELFAAYWPQTEPSEDAVAAPIDRLPKFVVSRTLDRAPWGDGEIEILRDGPVDAVRSLKTQYRSIAIWGSLQLTDALFRAGEVDILRLRIAPMLLGSGRPVAPPQTGRSPLELVASHRDASGVVTDEYRVGRTPRRVGATT, via the coding sequence ATGGGTGAGATCACGATCGAGCAGATCGTCTCCGCGGACGGATACGCGATGGATGCAGCGGGCGGGATCGATTTCTTCGACGACGTCGACTTCGGCGATCAGACCCGCACCGACACCGAGCAGATGCGGTGGCTGGCCGGCGTCGACGCGATCCTCTTCGGTCGGCGGACCTACGAGCTGTTCGCCGCCTACTGGCCTCAGACGGAACCGTCGGAAGACGCGGTGGCCGCGCCGATCGACCGTCTGCCGAAGTTCGTCGTGAGTCGCACGCTCGACCGGGCTCCGTGGGGCGATGGTGAGATCGAGATCCTGCGCGACGGACCTGTCGACGCCGTCCGGTCCCTGAAGACGCAGTATCGGTCCATCGCGATCTGGGGGAGCCTCCAGCTCACCGATGCTCTGTTCCGCGCTGGTGAGGTGGACATCCTCCGCCTGCGGATCGCGCCGATGCTGCTGGGCTCCGGTCGACCCGTCGCGCCGCCGCAGACGGGACGGTCTCCGCTCGAACTGGTCGCCAGCCATCGCGACGCGAGCGGTGTCGTCACGGACGAGTACCGCGTCGGGCGCACGCCACGACGGGTCGGCGCCACGACCTAG
- a CDS encoding SRPBCC domain-containing protein: protein MSERELEITRVFDATRERVWRAWTEPSVMARWLHPHGLRTPEESVFVDLRAGGRFRFSMVDEAGTAHASGGEYLEVREPELLRCTWGAPDEPVAELEVRLATIDGGRTEMVFRLRGHVDDTGREDSVWTGWREAISEFEREMGGAHG, encoded by the coding sequence ATGAGCGAGCGGGAGCTCGAGATCACGCGCGTCTTCGACGCCACGCGGGAGCGCGTGTGGCGCGCCTGGACCGAGCCGTCGGTGATGGCGCGCTGGCTTCATCCGCACGGTCTGCGCACACCCGAGGAATCCGTGTTCGTCGACCTTCGCGCAGGCGGGCGGTTCCGATTCTCGATGGTCGACGAGGCGGGCACGGCGCACGCGAGCGGAGGGGAGTACCTCGAGGTGCGCGAACCGGAGCTGCTCCGGTGCACGTGGGGTGCTCCCGACGAACCCGTCGCGGAACTCGAGGTCCGGCTCGCGACGATCGACGGCGGACGCACGGAGATGGTGTTCCGCCTGCGCGGACACGTCGACGACACCGGGCGCGAGGACAGCGTGTGGACGGGATGGCGGGAGGCCATCAGCGAGTTTGAACGAGAGATGGGTGGAGCACATGGGTGA
- a CDS encoding metalloregulator ArsR/SmtB family transcription factor, which translates to MPTATDELSMVFHALADPTRRSMLERLSRGDATVGELGAPFSMSAPAVSQHLRVLEKAKLIERRARAQWRVCSLSHEPLDEAAAWVERNRQAWQTRFDQLDAVLAEADPAQTAPGR; encoded by the coding sequence ATGCCCACGGCGACGGACGAACTGTCCATGGTGTTCCATGCGCTCGCGGATCCGACCCGACGGAGCATGCTCGAACGACTCAGCCGCGGAGACGCGACCGTGGGCGAGCTCGGTGCCCCCTTCTCGATGAGCGCTCCGGCCGTCTCGCAGCATCTGCGGGTGCTCGAGAAGGCCAAGCTCATCGAAAGACGGGCCAGGGCGCAGTGGCGCGTGTGCTCGCTCTCGCATGAGCCACTGGACGAGGCCGCGGCCTGGGTGGAGCGCAATCGCCAGGCGTGGCAGACCAGATTCGATCAGCTCGACGCGGTGCTCGCCGAAGCCGATCCCGCGCAGACGGCGCCCGGGCGATGA
- a CDS encoding long-chain-fatty-acid--CoA ligase, producing MSPFQPPRPWVASYAAGVPEDLAPVEGSLIDIVAASARDYPEAPALQFFGRGTTYAELQDAIDRAAAGLRDLGVRAGDPVAIVLPNCPQHIVAFYAVLRLGAVVVEHNPLYTPRELRKQFEDHGAKHAIVWNKAVATVQEFPTDLSVTNLISVDVTRAMPFLTRFALRLPVAKARESRAALTEKVRGTVTWDALVASAPIPASHPKPSTDDLAIIQYTSGTTGTPKGASLTHRNLLANAAQAQAWVPSIQRGKGCVVYAVLPMFHAYGLTLCLTFAMSMGARLVLFPKFDPDLVLDVVKKHPATFLPLVPPIADRLLTAAREKGVSLEGIEVAISGAMALPHELVVPFEKATHGYLVEGYGLSECSPVLMANPVAEHRVPGTVGLPLPGTECRVVEPENPTVDVPDGTAGELVVRGPQVFSGYYGKPEETEAVFVDGWFRTGDIVTIDDAGFIRIVDRIKELIITGGFNVAPTEVENALRQHPQVADAAVVGLASAHSGEEVVAAIVVDSGADVDVEAIREFARGILTPYKVPRRIFVVDELPKSLIGKVLRRQVKEKLVALTTGS from the coding sequence GTGAGCCCGTTCCAGCCTCCTCGTCCATGGGTCGCCAGCTACGCCGCCGGTGTTCCCGAAGACCTCGCTCCCGTCGAGGGATCGCTGATCGACATCGTCGCGGCATCCGCCAGGGACTACCCCGAGGCCCCTGCTCTGCAGTTCTTCGGCAGAGGGACGACGTACGCCGAGCTGCAGGATGCGATCGACAGAGCCGCAGCCGGGCTTCGCGATCTGGGCGTGCGGGCCGGCGATCCGGTCGCGATCGTGCTGCCCAACTGCCCGCAGCACATCGTCGCCTTCTATGCGGTGCTCCGCCTCGGTGCCGTGGTGGTCGAGCACAACCCGCTCTACACCCCGCGGGAGCTGCGCAAGCAGTTCGAGGACCACGGCGCGAAGCATGCGATCGTCTGGAACAAGGCCGTCGCCACGGTCCAGGAGTTCCCCACCGACCTCTCCGTCACGAACCTCATCTCGGTCGACGTGACACGGGCGATGCCGTTCCTCACCCGCTTCGCCCTGCGACTGCCGGTCGCGAAAGCGCGGGAGTCCCGCGCCGCACTCACCGAGAAGGTACGCGGCACCGTCACCTGGGACGCACTGGTGGCCTCCGCGCCCATCCCCGCGTCGCACCCGAAGCCGTCCACCGACGACCTGGCCATCATCCAGTACACGTCCGGGACCACCGGCACGCCCAAGGGCGCCTCGCTCACCCACCGGAATCTGCTCGCGAACGCGGCGCAGGCGCAGGCGTGGGTCCCGTCGATCCAGCGCGGCAAGGGCTGCGTCGTGTACGCGGTGCTGCCGATGTTCCACGCATACGGCCTCACGCTCTGCCTGACCTTCGCGATGTCGATGGGTGCCCGGCTCGTGCTCTTCCCCAAGTTCGATCCCGACCTCGTACTCGATGTGGTCAAGAAGCACCCCGCGACGTTCCTGCCGCTGGTGCCGCCGATCGCCGACCGCCTCCTCACGGCCGCGAGGGAGAAGGGTGTCTCCCTCGAAGGCATCGAGGTGGCGATCTCCGGCGCGATGGCGCTGCCGCACGAACTCGTCGTCCCGTTCGAGAAGGCCACGCACGGCTATCTGGTCGAGGGCTACGGCCTCAGCGAGTGCTCTCCGGTGCTGATGGCCAACCCCGTCGCCGAGCACCGGGTGCCCGGGACTGTCGGGCTCCCCCTGCCCGGGACCGAATGCCGCGTCGTCGAACCGGAGAACCCGACCGTCGACGTGCCCGATGGGACCGCCGGTGAGCTCGTCGTCCGCGGACCGCAAGTCTTCTCCGGGTACTACGGCAAGCCCGAGGAGACCGAGGCGGTCTTCGTCGACGGCTGGTTCCGCACCGGCGACATCGTCACGATCGACGACGCAGGTTTCATCCGCATCGTCGACCGCATCAAGGAGCTCATCATCACCGGCGGGTTCAACGTCGCACCGACCGAGGTGGAGAACGCGTTGCGACAGCATCCTCAGGTGGCGGATGCCGCGGTGGTCGGACTCGCGAGCGCGCACTCCGGCGAAGAGGTCGTCGCGGCGATCGTCGTCGACAGCGGAGCGGACGTGGATGTCGAGGCGATCCGCGAGTTCGCCCGCGGCATCCTCACCCCCTACAAGGTGCCACGACGCATCTTCGTGGTCGACGAGCTCCCGAAGTCGCTCATCGGAAAGGTGCTCCGCCGGCAGGTGAAGGAGAAGCTCGTCGCGCTGACAACGGGCTCCTGA
- a CDS encoding DEAD/DEAH box helicase: MLTDAPEDSPATPGFEELGITGPVLKAIKDLGYETPSPIQAATIPTLLSGRDVVGMAQTGTGKTAAFALPVLERLDVSQKIPQALVLAPTRELALQVCEAFESYASKMKGVHVLPVYGGQGYGVQLSALRRGVHVIVGTPGRIMDHLAKGTLDLSELKYLVLDEADEMLKMGFAEDVEQILAQTPAEKQVALFSATMPPQIRRLAQKYLQDAEEISITSKTATGTNITQRYLVVSYAQKVDALTRILEVENFDGMIVFVRTKNETETLAEKLRARGYSAAAINGDVPQVQRERSVNQLKDGKLDILVATDVAARGLDVERISHVINFDIPTDTESYVHRIGRTGRAGRSGDAISFITPRERYLLKHIEKATRQQPAQMQLPSTEDVNTTRLNRFDDAITTALSETGRIEAFRDIVAHYVRHHDVPEGDVAAALAVVAQGDKPLLLDPANDPLTRAVEADNRPPRERAGRDAREPRTERRGRGDYTAYRIEVGRRHRVEPRQIVGALANEGGLGRDDFGVINIRPDFSTVELPSNLSPAVLEKLRDTRISGRLIEIKPDRGPAGRRSSGPREGGYERRDRDDRPARSDREDKPFRKPRHKG; the protein is encoded by the coding sequence GTGCTGACCGACGCCCCCGAGGACTCCCCCGCGACCCCCGGATTCGAGGAACTCGGCATCACCGGGCCCGTCCTCAAAGCCATCAAGGACCTCGGATACGAGACCCCTTCTCCGATCCAGGCCGCGACGATCCCGACCCTGTTGTCGGGACGCGATGTCGTCGGCATGGCGCAGACCGGAACCGGCAAGACCGCCGCGTTCGCGCTGCCCGTGCTGGAGCGACTCGACGTGTCGCAGAAGATCCCCCAGGCCCTGGTGCTGGCCCCGACGCGAGAGCTCGCGCTGCAGGTCTGCGAAGCCTTCGAGTCCTACGCCTCGAAGATGAAGGGCGTCCACGTGCTCCCCGTCTACGGCGGTCAGGGCTACGGCGTGCAGCTGTCCGCGCTCCGCCGCGGTGTGCACGTGATCGTCGGCACGCCCGGGCGCATCATGGACCACCTCGCCAAGGGAACCCTCGATCTGTCCGAGCTGAAATACCTCGTGCTCGACGAGGCCGACGAGATGCTGAAGATGGGCTTCGCGGAAGACGTGGAGCAGATCCTCGCTCAGACGCCCGCCGAGAAGCAGGTGGCCCTCTTCTCGGCGACGATGCCGCCCCAGATCCGTCGCCTCGCGCAGAAGTACCTGCAGGACGCCGAGGAGATCAGCATCACCTCGAAGACCGCGACCGGCACCAACATCACGCAGCGCTACCTCGTGGTGTCGTACGCGCAGAAGGTCGACGCGCTCACGCGCATCCTCGAGGTCGAGAACTTCGACGGCATGATCGTCTTCGTCCGCACGAAGAACGAGACCGAGACCCTCGCCGAGAAGCTGCGAGCCCGCGGATACTCCGCCGCCGCGATCAACGGCGACGTGCCGCAGGTGCAGCGCGAACGCAGCGTGAACCAGCTGAAGGACGGCAAGCTCGACATCCTCGTCGCCACCGACGTCGCCGCCCGCGGGCTCGACGTGGAACGCATCAGCCACGTCATCAACTTCGACATCCCCACCGACACCGAGTCGTACGTGCACCGCATCGGCCGCACCGGGCGCGCAGGCCGCTCGGGCGATGCGATCAGCTTCATCACCCCGCGCGAGCGCTACCTGCTCAAGCACATCGAGAAGGCCACCCGTCAGCAGCCGGCGCAGATGCAGCTGCCGAGCACCGAGGACGTGAACACCACGCGCCTCAACCGCTTCGACGACGCGATCACCACGGCGCTGTCCGAGACCGGTCGCATCGAGGCCTTCCGCGACATCGTCGCGCACTACGTGCGCCATCACGATGTTCCCGAGGGCGACGTCGCAGCGGCACTCGCGGTCGTGGCGCAGGGCGACAAGCCGCTGCTGCTCGACCCGGCCAACGACCCGCTGACGCGGGCGGTGGAGGCCGACAACCGTCCGCCGCGCGAACGCGCCGGACGCGATGCCCGGGAGCCGCGCACCGAGCGTCGCGGTCGCGGGGACTACACCGCATACCGCATCGAGGTGGGCCGACGTCATCGGGTCGAGCCGCGTCAGATCGTCGGCGCGCTCGCGAACGAGGGCGGCCTCGGTCGTGACGACTTCGGCGTGATCAACATCCGCCCCGACTTCTCGACGGTCGAACTGCCTTCCAACCTCAGCCCTGCCGTGCTGGAGAAGCTGCGCGACACGCGCATCTCGGGACGCCTGATCGAGATCAAGCCCGATCGGGGCCCCGCGGGCCGTCGCAGCAGCGGTCCTCGCGAGGGCGGCTACGAGCGCCGTGATCGCGACGACCGCCCCGCGCGCAGCGACCGCGAGGACAAGCCGTTCCGCAAGCCGCGTCACAAGGGCTGA
- the ligA gene encoding NAD-dependent DNA ligase LigA, protein MPENISLEDARTEAEELTTRILEAKDAYYGRDTSVVDDFTYDGWMHRLEELERLHPELQGQDSPTQMVGAAEATGLATIEHAERMLSLDNVFSIEELREWAAKTQASAGRKVAWLTELKIDGLAINLRYENGVLTSAATRGDGRVGEIVTENALRLPEIPERLSGEGHPEIVEVRGEVFIPVAAFERLNAAQAAFRDRAYGDALARWEARGGAKKPFDEEKARTAAARRFPSFANPRNAASGGLRQQIDKKDGLELEAGLLRIESLALYVHGVGAWANPPVGAQSEVYDLLAGWGLPTSPHTKVCASIDEVASFVEYFGEHRHDIEHELDGIVVKVDELELHDELGATSRAPRWAIAYKYPPEEVQTKLLDIVVSVGRTGRATPFAVMAPAQVAGSVVRQATLHNKDVVKAKGVLIGDTVVLRKAGDVIPEVLGPVVEKRDGTEREFVMPVECPECGTPLRAMKEGDIDLRCPNARSCPAQVRGRVEHIGSRGALDVEALGEVTAAALTQPTSPAVPPLETEAGLFALTIDQLVPIELFVRDAETGLPKEDDDGLVKTRSPFRRNPTAAEKKAGAEGPQPSSQAVTLLAELEKAKTKELWRLLVSLNIRHVGPVAARALAQWFGSLDAIRAASRDELASVEGVGGIIADSLLAWFDVDWHQEIVRQWAEAGVQWATPGHPGPGAAVAAGGVLEGLTIVATGSLDGYTRDGAQEAIINAGGKAASSVSKKTDFVAAGPGAGSKLGKAEELGIRILDAAQFHILVTEGPDALA, encoded by the coding sequence GTGCCGGAGAACATCTCGCTGGAAGACGCCCGAACCGAAGCCGAAGAGCTGACCACTCGCATCCTCGAGGCGAAAGACGCCTATTACGGGCGAGACACCTCCGTCGTCGACGACTTCACGTACGACGGCTGGATGCATCGCCTCGAGGAGCTCGAGCGACTGCATCCCGAGCTGCAGGGGCAGGACTCTCCGACGCAGATGGTCGGCGCCGCCGAGGCGACGGGCCTCGCCACGATCGAGCATGCCGAGCGCATGCTGAGCCTCGACAACGTCTTCTCGATCGAAGAGCTGCGCGAGTGGGCGGCCAAGACCCAGGCCTCTGCGGGACGGAAGGTCGCCTGGCTCACCGAGCTGAAGATCGACGGGCTCGCCATCAACCTGCGCTACGAGAACGGCGTGCTCACCTCTGCGGCGACGCGAGGAGACGGGCGCGTGGGCGAGATCGTCACCGAGAACGCGCTCCGGCTTCCCGAGATCCCCGAGCGGCTCAGCGGGGAGGGGCACCCGGAGATCGTCGAGGTGCGCGGTGAGGTCTTCATCCCCGTCGCGGCGTTCGAGCGACTCAACGCCGCGCAGGCGGCGTTCCGCGACCGGGCGTACGGCGACGCGCTCGCGCGCTGGGAGGCGCGTGGCGGCGCCAAGAAGCCCTTCGATGAGGAGAAGGCCCGCACCGCGGCCGCACGGCGGTTCCCGTCCTTCGCGAACCCGCGGAACGCGGCGAGCGGCGGCCTCCGGCAGCAGATCGACAAGAAGGACGGGCTCGAGCTCGAGGCCGGGCTCCTGCGCATCGAGTCGCTCGCCCTCTACGTGCACGGCGTCGGCGCCTGGGCGAATCCGCCGGTCGGGGCGCAGAGCGAGGTCTACGACCTGCTGGCCGGGTGGGGCCTGCCGACGAGCCCGCACACGAAGGTGTGCGCCTCGATCGACGAGGTCGCCTCGTTCGTCGAGTACTTCGGAGAGCACCGGCACGACATCGAGCACGAGCTCGACGGCATCGTCGTGAAGGTCGACGAGCTCGAGCTGCACGACGAACTCGGCGCCACGAGCCGTGCGCCGCGCTGGGCGATCGCGTACAAGTACCCGCCCGAGGAGGTGCAGACGAAGCTTCTCGACATCGTCGTCTCGGTCGGCCGCACCGGTCGTGCGACGCCGTTCGCCGTGATGGCCCCGGCGCAGGTCGCCGGTTCCGTGGTGCGCCAGGCGACGCTGCACAACAAGGATGTGGTGAAGGCCAAGGGCGTGCTGATCGGCGACACGGTCGTGCTGCGCAAGGCCGGCGACGTGATCCCCGAGGTGCTCGGACCGGTGGTCGAGAAGCGCGACGGGACCGAGCGCGAGTTCGTGATGCCGGTCGAGTGCCCGGAGTGCGGAACACCGCTGCGGGCGATGAAGGAGGGCGACATCGACCTCCGCTGCCCGAACGCGCGCTCCTGCCCTGCGCAGGTGCGCGGTCGTGTCGAGCATATCGGGTCTCGCGGCGCGCTCGACGTCGAGGCGCTCGGCGAGGTGACCGCCGCCGCGCTGACGCAACCCACGTCGCCTGCCGTGCCTCCTCTCGAGACCGAGGCAGGGCTGTTCGCTCTGACGATCGACCAGCTCGTGCCCATCGAGCTCTTCGTCCGCGACGCCGAGACCGGGCTCCCGAAGGAAGACGACGACGGACTCGTCAAGACCCGCTCGCCGTTCCGGCGCAACCCCACCGCGGCCGAGAAGAAGGCCGGAGCCGAGGGTCCGCAGCCGTCGTCGCAGGCCGTCACCCTGCTGGCTGAGCTTGAGAAGGCCAAGACGAAGGAACTCTGGCGGCTGCTCGTCTCGCTGAACATCCGTCACGTCGGTCCTGTCGCCGCACGGGCGCTGGCGCAGTGGTTCGGCTCACTCGATGCGATCCGCGCCGCCTCCCGCGATGAGCTGGCATCGGTCGAGGGAGTGGGCGGGATCATCGCGGATTCGCTGCTCGCCTGGTTCGATGTGGACTGGCACCAGGAGATCGTGCGGCAGTGGGCCGAGGCGGGTGTGCAGTGGGCGACTCCCGGGCATCCTGGTCCCGGCGCTGCGGTCGCTGCCGGCGGTGTGCTCGAAGGGCTCACGATCGTCGCGACGGGTTCCCTCGACGGCTACACCCGCGACGGCGCCCAGGAGGCCATCATCAACGCGGGCGGCAAGGCCGCCTCGAGCGTCTCGAAGAAGACCGACTTCGTCGCGGCCGGCCCCGGCGCCGGCTCGAAGCTCGGGAAGGCCGAGGAGCTCGGCATCCGCATCCTCGACGCGGCGCAGTTCCACATCCTCGTGACCGAGGGTCCTGACGCCCTCGCATGA
- the mnmA gene encoding tRNA 2-thiouridine(34) synthase MnmA, translated as MRILAAMSGGVDSAVAAARAVEAGHDVVGVHLALSRAGGTLRTGSRGCCTIEDALDARRAADLLGIPFYVWDFSERFRDDVIDDFIAEYQAGRTPNPCMRCNEKIKFAALLERAIELGFDAVCTGHYATLIDGEQGLELHRASDNAKDQSYVLGVLTAEQLAHTYFPLGTTPSKAIVRAEAEARGLTVAQKPDSHDICFIPDGDTRGWLAEKVGTATGEIVDRSGAVVGSHEGAHGFTVGQRRGLKLGVPAADGKPRFVLEVRPVSNTVVVGPKEALAIAEIAGERFSWAGAGPVESSFDCHVQIRAHSEPVAAVATVSDDGVRVVPEIPLDGVAPGQTAVLYVGTRVLGQFTIDTTVSAVPVGA; from the coding sequence ATGCGGATCCTTGCAGCCATGAGCGGTGGAGTGGACTCCGCCGTCGCGGCCGCACGTGCCGTGGAGGCGGGGCACGACGTCGTGGGCGTGCACCTGGCGCTCTCGCGAGCCGGCGGCACCCTGCGCACCGGAAGCCGCGGATGCTGCACGATCGAGGACGCCCTGGACGCGCGCCGCGCCGCCGACCTGCTGGGCATCCCGTTCTACGTCTGGGACTTCTCGGAGCGCTTCCGCGACGACGTGATCGATGACTTCATCGCCGAGTACCAGGCCGGACGCACCCCGAACCCCTGCATGCGCTGCAACGAGAAGATCAAGTTCGCCGCTCTTCTGGAGCGGGCCATCGAGCTCGGCTTCGACGCGGTGTGCACCGGGCACTACGCCACCCTGATCGACGGCGAGCAGGGACTGGAGCTGCATCGGGCCTCGGACAACGCGAAGGATCAGTCCTATGTGCTGGGGGTGCTGACGGCCGAGCAGCTCGCGCACACCTACTTCCCGCTCGGCACGACCCCCTCGAAGGCGATCGTGCGCGCCGAAGCGGAGGCCCGCGGCCTCACGGTGGCGCAGAAGCCCGACAGCCACGACATCTGCTTCATCCCCGACGGCGACACCCGGGGCTGGCTGGCCGAGAAGGTCGGCACCGCCACCGGTGAGATCGTCGACCGCTCCGGCGCCGTCGTGGGTTCGCACGAGGGGGCGCACGGCTTCACGGTCGGACAGCGCCGAGGACTCAAGCTCGGCGTGCCGGCAGCCGACGGCAAGCCGCGGTTCGTGCTGGAGGTGCGCCCGGTGTCGAACACGGTCGTCGTCGGCCCGAAGGAGGCCCTCGCGATCGCGGAGATCGCAGGGGAGCGGTTCAGCTGGGCAGGTGCGGGGCCCGTCGAGTCGTCTTTCGACTGCCACGTGCAGATCCGGGCGCATTCCGAGCCCGTCGCGGCCGTCGCCACCGTGTCGGACGACGGCGTGCGCGTCGTGCCGGAGATCCCACTCGACGGCGTCGCGCCGGGGCAGACCGCGGTGCTCTACGTGGGGACCCGCGTGCTCGGTCAGTTCACGATCGACACCACGGTGTCGGCTGTTCCCGTCGGCGCGTAG